AATTGAACTGATAAAAAAATAGCTGATAGAAGCGAAAAGTAGTACTGTGCCGGGAGATCCTGCACCTTTAAGCCAGATAATCAACATGAAAATCCCACCGCCTATAAACGCCCCCGTGAACCATGTCTTGCGGCCCATGGCGTCGATTAGCAAAGCACAGACCAGAGTCCCCAACAACCCGGCGCAACTGGTAATCAGACCGAATAACAGGGACTTTTGCAACGGGAGCTTAAAGATACTGGAGTAAAGTGTTGGAAGCCAGGTCGTCAATCCATAGTTAACGAAATATCCACAAAACCAAATCACCCACACTGTCAGTGTTCTTCTCAGGTAAATTCCCTGGAACAGTTCTCGCCAATTGGTAGGCTTATTTTCCTTGATAGCCACTTTGGTCGCATCATAGGCAGGCAAATCAATACGACCGTTGTCGCTGATGATCCTCTCGAGCTCAGATACAACCTTCTCTGCTTCATCAAATCTGTTGTGGCTGGCCAACCAGCGGGGAGATTCGGGAAGATGGCGCATAAAGACCGGTATTATCAGTGCAGGAAGAGCCCCAATCAGGAACATGTAGCGCCATCCGAAATGGGGGACAATCCAGAACCCAAGCAGCGCAGCGCAGACAAGCCCTACCGCAAAGATCATCTCATAGAGGAGGACAAACCTGCCACGCCCCTGAGCTTTACAAAGTTCGTTAATATATGTCGCGGCTACAGGCACCTCACCTCCCAGGCCAAATCCCTGAATCAGGCGGAAGATGAACAATGACATGTAATTTCACGAGAATGCACAAGCTAACGACATTACGGCAAGTATTGAAACACTGAGGATGAGGGAATTGACACGCCCTTTCTTTTCTGCCAGCATGCCAAAGAAGAAGGCCCCAAGTAACTGTCCTAAATAACCAATGGAAATCAGTAAGCCGATTCTAGTTGGATCTATCTTCCAAAGAGGAATCAGAACCGGCATGATATATGCAATCGAAACCGCATCCAAAGCATCAAAAAATGTTGCAACACCCACGATAACACGCATTTTAACATGCCACATATGAAATGGCAGTCGCTCAATCCGTGCGATTATATTCTGCTGTCTCAAAGTTGCCTCATTTGCCACGCAAGCAACCTCCTCTCAAATATCTGCTCTGATACTCAAACTTGGGTTTAAAGCAAAAAGTAAGGTTGAGTGGAATCACCCCCCGTAGCCAGACATTTAGGATCCTGATCAGGATATTTGTGCACGATATTATTGTCTAGCAGGCTTCTATTCAATTTCTGTATCAGAGAATACATATTTACATATTTCTATAACGTGTTTTCTTACCAAGATCCGGTAGCAAGAGTACCAATACAGCAAAAACAACAAACCCAGCACAACTGTATAGGAAAATACGGTTGACGTTATATCCCGCCAACGGAGTCACTATGTAAGACGGAATCAAAAATGCCCCACCCATCTGAAGAGTGCTGATTATCCCCCCGGCACTTCCGGCATAGACACGGCCGATATCGGGCAACAGCAACGGAATCGACAGCAAAATCGGGAATGCAGTTCCGACAAGGAGGCCGGAGATCATTAGCAGGAGCCAGGTTGCAGTACCGAAAGGCGCTGACCAGGCAAGGTAAAGTCCCGCGGCCGCCAAAACAGTGGCTAATGCAAAGGGTTTTAGGCCCGCAAGTTTATTGAATATGATCGGCCCCAAGACATATCCGGCTCCCATGGCAACCGGCATTATGGAAGCGATCAGGCCGGCCTGAATCGGGTTGGCACCTTTGACGCTCTGGAGGGCACTGGGGAGGAAACCTAAAAAGGTAATTTTAGCACCCATATAGCACATTACGGCAACAGCGGCGATCCATAAATTCTTACTTTTTGCCGCCACTCCGATATATTTGAGGATCGGCTGCGGCGCCGCCTCCTGCGTCCCTTCCGGTTTGGCCTTTACAAGTAGGACCCACAAAATAAGGATCGCCAGCGAAGTAATCACATCTACAATAATGGCGCTTCTGAAAGACTTGAACAGCGCCGAGGTAGCCAGTGCCACCATCATGCCGACACTGGCGCTGGAAACAAAAATACCCATAGCGGTCGACATCTGGCGGCGAGGGAACCAAGCACCCAAAAGTTTGGCCCCGACAGCATTGAGAAAGCTCTGCCCCGTTCCTAACAACAGCATCAGGGCGAACATGGGCAGGAAACTGTGGACATAGATCCGGCAAAAGCCGCTGATTACGGTGATCAGCAAACCCAAGGAGATAGTATTCTTCTCGCCAAAACGGTCTGCCAACGCCCCGGCCGGAATCCCAAGGATGGCACATGTCAACATCGGCGCCGTTAAAACCATAGCGAACTGCTCAGAGTTGAAATGAAAGGCGGGGATGATAACGTGGGCTAGACCTGCTATCTGGAACTGCATCACCTCGAGGTTCAACAACGCCAACGATGAAATCAAAAGGATAATCCAACGGTAAGAGGATTTGTCCTCGACTGGCTTATTCAATTACAAACACCATCTTTCACGCATATCTTGGTATAAAAGGGCATCCATTCCTTTTTATGTCTAATATGAGTTACTGCGGTGTTTCGTAAGAAAGTAAGCCACTAAAAAGGAATAGATGCCCGCAATACAGCTGTGTCAAATGAAGTTCATCTGCTTTAAATTTGGGCAAGCACCTTTTCAAATTCCTGATCGGAAATCACGTCAACACCTGTGGCTTTCAGCAGCTTCCTCATTTTAGTAACCTCTTCCGCCTTCGGTTTCGGCTGTGGCGGACGCATGAATGGAGTTGGCACTAAGCCGCGCAGCCATGCCCCGATCTTATACCTTATGTGCAGCCGGGAATAATCACCGTAAACGAAATCATTTAGAGCCCCCAAGCCAGATTCCCAAATTCTACAGGCTTCTTTAATGTCATTTTGCTTCCAGGCCTGAATGTGGTCGATCATCGGTTCCATGGCATAGCAGAGCCCACCGTTAACAGCACCATCAAATTGCTTGTTAAGGAGATTTACATGGTACAGGTCTGCAGGAGCGGCCAGGACTGCTACATGATGTTCCAAAGAGCGAAGGGCCTCGGCAACGAGCTTGTATCCCTGATAGGAATAGGTCATTTTCCAACCAACAATATTCGGAACCGCATTGCAGATCTTTACGGTCGGTCCCACCGGAAGCCCGACGCCAAAAAAGGGCGACACGCCACAGGTCGGATGCACGATGATCGGCAGATCAACGGCCTCGTCGATAGCCTTCAGCATGTCGATCCAGACTTCGGGATACCTCTCGGGGTTCCAGGCATAGGTTACATCTCCGGAACCCATCGGCGGAAGAAAGAAGATGCCGTCCACCCCCAATTCCTTGGCTATCTTTGCGTCCCTGACTATACCTTCGGTGGTCACATCGATAGCTCCAGAGAAAATCGGGAGTTTTCCACCGGCCTCTTCAACAGCGATTTTTACAATGTTCTTCTTCTCTTCGCTGGTCAGGTAGAAAGCCTCACCAGCTTCCGGGTTGACAATGAGGCCGCCGCCAGCGTCAACAAATTTGGGCTGCAAGAAGTAGCGAATTAACTTGCGGTAGGCTTCGTAGTCAATTTCATAGCTACCTTCCTTATAAGGGACGACAACAGCAACATAGATACGATCCCACTTGGTACCATGGTCTTTTGCCATCCAATTCCCGCTCCTTTACTTAATTGTTAGTCCCTGATCCGGATCACCGGGCACAATATAATTGTCCGCAAAATGTATTTGAGAATCTGTATTACTCACTACAAAAAGTGAAATATCTCTGTAATCTACAGATCTGGCCACTGGTAATGTCCTAGGCTACTGCAAAATTTATCAGGGACGGTTTGAAAGTCATCCGTTTCGGCCGATCTGTTTTTGATCCCGCCAGGAATTTAAGGATTCGCCGCAGATGTTGGCGACGTGGGCGTGGTGGAGTTAGTAGCTCCTTTCTGTAAGAGGCCGTGGCGGAGGAGTTTGGCTATCCAAAGCCCCCAGGTCACACTCCATTCCCGGGCTTTATGCACCAGTGATGAGCCGACCTTGTCAGCAGCAGTCGTTGGTCCAAGTTTAGCAAACCAAATCCAGCCAGGCTGCCTTTCCATTACCTAGTTGTGCGGCTTGCCGCATGGGGCACTCTTCCGAAAAAACCATTTACTTCCAGCCAAGCCGCCCAGGACTCAGACGTAAAGCGACTACGACTCCCTAGCAGCGTTCCCGGGTTGAGTGCCGGGTCGCTTTTGGAAAGCGCCCGGCATCCTCCCCTTGGTTTCACATACCTGGCTGTGCAGCTAGCAGCAGTGTTCACCTTCACCCTAGCGCTTGCAGCCAGCAGCGTCTTCTGTTTTTGTTGTGATTGCTTTTCTCATGTCGCAGTTTTGATGGGAGCGGTGAAAAGTAGGCTCAAACTGGAGGGAAATAGCTCCGGCGATACCCGAAATCGGGCAAGCCCCGGGGGTAATTGATGGATGGAGCACCTGCTTAGGATCGGGCTTCCTTGCCCATCAGCACCCTGGCCCGGTGCAGCACTCCTTTCCCGTAACGAACCCGCAGGCTATCGCTTATGGCGGCTAGAGTTTCCTCTCGGCTCCGGGCCGAGCGCCCACCTTGAGCTACCGGGCCAGTCAGGCTGGCTGGTTGCTCCACCAGGCGGTTTCCAGTTCCGGTGCCAAACCCGTCCTCAGGAAACAAAGTTTCTTGCTTCCATTCCTGTTCTACCAAGTTGCTAGCCTGGATGCCCAATAGCCGCCAGGGCGGGGGATAGGCATGGGTCCAAAAAAGCTCCTCGGCTACCTTGTAAATGGCCATATCGGTATTTACGCTGGCAGGCAAAGTTCGGGAGCGGGTGAAGGTGGAGAAATCGGGCCGGCGGTACTTCAAAGTAATGGTGCGAGCCCGAAGGCCCTTCCTCCGCAAGCGAAATCCCACCTCTTCGGCCAGAAGCATGAGTTGAGCCAAAGCCGCCTCCGGGTCAGCGATGTCTTGAGCAAAGGTGGTTTCCTCGCCGATGGATTTGACCGGCCGCTCCCTTTCCAGGGTTCGCTGGTCAATGCCTAGGGCATAGAGGCGTAGCTCCTTTCCCCAACTTCCTAGTGCCCGCTCGAGTACCTCCTCCGGGTAAGCAGCCAGATCCCCGACCGTGTGAATACCCAGGCGGGAAAGCTTTTTCACGGTTTTGGGCCCCGCCCCCGGCAGCACCTCTACCGGCAGTGGCCAGAGCACGGCCCGGACCTCGGAGCGCCTAAGCTCCCTTAGCCCATCCGGCTTGGCTAGGCTACAACCAATCTTGGCCAGGAGCTTGTTTTCCGAAACTCCAATGCTGAGGGGTAGCTGCAGCTCCTGCCGGACCGATCGACGGATGGCCTCCCCTACCTCTACCCCGTCCCCGGCCGGCACCGCCAGGTAGGCTTCGTCAATGGAGACTTGCTCGATGTCAGGGGTAAACCGCTCATAAATGGAGATCGCCTGTTGGGAAACCTCCCGGTAGCGGCGTAGATCAGGCGGGAGCAGGACAGCCTGGGGACACAGCCGAACTGCCGTTTTCATGGGCATGGCGGAGCGGACGCCAAAGGTCCGAGCTTCGTAGGAACAGGTGGAAACCACCCCACGCCCGTCCGGGTCGCCGCCCACTATCACCGGCTTACCCCGGTACTCTGGGTGATCGCGCTGTTCCACTGAAGCAAAAAAAGCATCTAGATCGCACAGCAAGATGTCAACCGCGCTGCCCACTGGGTTTCGCCCCCTTGCCAGGCTCTCCGGGCAGCCTACCCTAGCATTTCTAAGCGCTTAAACCGCGCTGCCGCCTGCCGGTTGAGTGGTGGGCCGCTTCCGGACCGGTATCATTTCCGGGGCCGCAAGCGCAGGGCTTCGATGCCAACTACCTTATCGCCCAGCTGAGGCACAGCCAGGTTCAGCCGACCAGCAATCTGTTCCAGGGTTTCACCGAAAGGATGCCCCTGGAAAGCAGGGAACATCATGTTGAAGATCTGTTGAGCCCGTCTCCGTTCCCCCCGGTGAGAATAAATGATCGCCAAAAATAGCTCCCGCTGATGGGCATAGATGCCCAACTTGTCAATACTACCCCTCTCCAGGATATGCACCACTGAGTCCATGGAGTTAAACTGATTTAGATAAGGAATCCCATAGTCCAGGATGGCCATGCCCACACTCTCCGCCAAAACCACTGGGTCGGAAGCCGAGTTGACCTCCCACCACACGTCCCTGGGACCTTGCCCCCGGATACCATCCATTACAAACCCAATCCGCTCCCGGATCATGCAAGCAGTCTCCCGGGGATGGCCAGGCGCCTTGACCCCAAACCAAGTCTCATAAACATAAGGGACAAATACTCCCAGGTTGACAGTAAAGCGTCCGGAATTGCCTTCGTTATAGCGCCAGCTTTGGATGTTGATGACGTGAGCCAAGCTGTCCTCCAAAAAACGGGCAAAAGTGCGGCCGTTCTTCTTGAATCCCAGTTCGCGCAAGGGCGCTTTTAACCCAATGCGGATGATTTCATCGATTTTCTGGCTAATAACTGACCCCAAAAATCTCTCCCCCTATGGCCCCGCCCAATACGCCGGGGCCGGCCAGACCTAGACGAATATATTCCCATGAGGTAGCCTAAATTCCTGCCAGAAGGAAAACTTTTGTGCTGAACCATCAGGCTCATACCTCGTCTTTATTAGTGGTGAAGGATCCTGAGCCCAACTAGGTCATGTAACTATTAATTCGGCAACAAAAGGAGAGACTTGACGTGCCCGAGGCCATAAGCATTAGTTTACAGGGAGTGACTAAAGCCTTTCGCCACGGGGTCAGGGCTTTGGATGGGATAAATCTAGACATTTCCGGAGGCGTATTTGGGCTATTGGGCCCCAACGGGGCCGGCAAAAGCACCCTGATGAAGATTTTGGCCACCTTGATAGCTCCCTCCCAAGGCCAGGTTCGCATCGGACCCTGGAGGCTACCTAGCGACCAACACCAAGTACGGACCATCCTCGGTTACCTTCCTCAGGAATACGGCCTGTTTGAAAACCTGACCGCCGAGGAATTTCTCACCTACGTGGCCATCATGAAAGGAATCGAGAATGGCCGGGGGGTCGCAAGCTCGGTGCAGCAAGAACTGGAGAGGGTGGGCCTTGGTGATGCCCGCCGGCGCCGCATAGCCACCCTCTCCGGCGGCATGAGACAGCGGCTGGGCATTGCCCAGGCCATGCTAGGCCACCCCAAGCTTCTGATCCTAGATGAGCCTACCGCCGGGCTGGATCCCGAGGAGCGAGTGCGCTTCCGCAACCGCATTACCGAGGTAGCCAACCACGCCACAGTCATCCTCTCCACCCATATCGTCTCCGACATCCAGGCTGTCTGTGAAAACGTAGCCGTCCTCAACCGCGGCCGTTTGGCCTTCTGCGGGAAGCTTGCGGCCCTAGCCGCCCAGGCCCAAGGATTGGTATGGGAAATAAAGGCTGGGCGGGAGCACCCCTCCCTAACCAGCTCTCAAGCAGTGGTAATCAGTTCCCGCCGGGAGGAGGAGGGAATCCAGATGCGGGTACTGGCAAAAGCTCCGCCTCATCCCCAAGCGGTACCCGCCACCCCTACGGTGGAGGACGGCTACATGGCCCTAATCTCGGGGATAGCTACACCCACCCGACCTTTTCATCTGCAGGATGGGGGCATACCTCCAGTTAACCCCAACGGCCAAGGGGGTGGGCAATAAGTGTCACTTGGAAAGGAAATCCGCACCCTAGCTTGCTACCAGTGGCAGCGCGCTCGCCGGCACTGGGCTTTGCCGGTAGCAGGCCTCCTAGCCCTGGGGGCCGGCCTGCTCTGCTTGGCCGACTTCCGGAATAACCTCTCCATAGAGATTCTCATGATGAGCCTGAGCCTGGTGCCCCTGGTCCAGGTGGTGGTCTTGGTAGCGGCCAGCCTCCTGGCCGGGCGGGAATTGACTGAAGGCAGCGCCGACCTCCTTTGGGTCACCCCCTTGAGCAACTCCGGTATCATTTGCGGGAAGTTGCTGGGACTCGCCCCCTTGTGGCTTCTGACCACCTTGGC
This Clostridia bacterium DNA region includes the following protein-coding sequences:
- a CDS encoding ABC transporter ATP-binding protein, which produces MSLQGVTKAFRHGVRALDGINLDISGGVFGLLGPNGAGKSTLMKILATLIAPSQGQVRIGPWRLPSDQHQVRTILGYLPQEYGLFENLTAEEFLTYVAIMKGIENGRGVASSVQQELERVGLGDARRRRIATLSGGMRQRLGIAQAMLGHPKLLILDEPTAGLDPEERVRFRNRITEVANHATVILSTHIVSDIQAVCENVAVLNRGRLAFCGKLAALAAQAQGLVWEIKAGREHPSLTSSQAVVISSRREEEGIQMRVLAKAPPHPQAVPATPTVEDGYMALISGIATPTRPFHLQDGGIPPVNPNGQGGGQ
- the dinB gene encoding DNA polymerase IV, coding for MGSAVDILLCDLDAFFASVEQRDHPEYRGKPVIVGGDPDGRGVVSTCSYEARTFGVRSAMPMKTAVRLCPQAVLLPPDLRRYREVSQQAISIYERFTPDIEQVSIDEAYLAVPAGDGVEVGEAIRRSVRQELQLPLSIGVSENKLLAKIGCSLAKPDGLRELRRSEVRAVLWPLPVEVLPGAGPKTVKKLSRLGIHTVGDLAAYPEEVLERALGSWGKELRLYALGIDQRTLERERPVKSIGEETTFAQDIADPEAALAQLMLLAEEVGFRLRRKGLRARTITLKYRRPDFSTFTRSRTLPASVNTDMAIYKVAEELFWTHAYPPPWRLLGIQASNLVEQEWKQETLFPEDGFGTGTGNRLVEQPASLTGPVAQGGRSARSREETLAAISDSLRVRYGKGVLHRARVLMGKEARS
- a CDS encoding MFS transporter is translated as MNKPVEDKSSYRWIILLISSLALLNLEVMQFQIAGLAHVIIPAFHFNSEQFAMVLTAPMLTCAILGIPAGALADRFGEKNTISLGLLITVISGFCRIYVHSFLPMFALMLLLGTGQSFLNAVGAKLLGAWFPRRQMSTAMGIFVSSASVGMMVALATSALFKSFRSAIIVDVITSLAILILWVLLVKAKPEGTQEAAPQPILKYIGVAAKSKNLWIAAVAVMCYMGAKITFLGFLPSALQSVKGANPIQAGLIASIMPVAMGAGYVLGPIIFNKLAGLKPFALATVLAAAGLYLAWSAPFGTATWLLLMISGLLVGTAFPILLSIPLLLPDIGRVYAGSAGGIISTLQMGGAFLIPSYIVTPLAGYNVNRIFLYSCAGFVVFAVLVLLLPDLGKKTRYRNM
- a CDS encoding dihydrodipicolinate synthase family protein; translation: MAKDHGTKWDRIYVAVVVPYKEGSYEIDYEAYRKLIRYFLQPKFVDAGGGLIVNPEAGEAFYLTSEEKKNIVKIAVEEAGGKLPIFSGAIDVTTEGIVRDAKIAKELGVDGIFFLPPMGSGDVTYAWNPERYPEVWIDMLKAIDEAVDLPIIVHPTCGVSPFFGVGLPVGPTVKICNAVPNIVGWKMTYSYQGYKLVAEALRSLEHHVAVLAAPADLYHVNLLNKQFDGAVNGGLCYAMEPMIDHIQAWKQNDIKEACRIWESGLGALNDFVYGDYSRLHIRYKIGAWLRGLVPTPFMRPPQPKPKAEEVTKMRKLLKATGVDVISDQEFEKVLAQI
- a CDS encoding DUF4304 domain-containing protein, which gives rise to MGSVISQKIDEIIRIGLKAPLRELGFKKNGRTFARFLEDSLAHVINIQSWRYNEGNSGRFTVNLGVFVPYVYETWFGVKAPGHPRETACMIRERIGFVMDGIRGQGPRDVWWEVNSASDPVVLAESVGMAILDYGIPYLNQFNSMDSVVHILERGSIDKLGIYAHQRELFLAIIYSHRGERRRAQQIFNMMFPAFQGHPFGETLEQIAGRLNLAVPQLGDKVVGIEALRLRPRK